GTCACGGCGGCCTCGGCGGAATCCAGGTCGGCCTGCTGCTCGGCCGGATCGATCCTGGCGAGCAACTGTCCGGCCTTGACGTGCGCGCCGACCTCGACGAGCCGCTCCGTGACGCGGCCGCTGACCCTGAACGACAGGTCGGCGAGCACGCGCGCCTGGACGTCGCCGGTCAGCGTGATCGATTGCCGGCGCTCCGACAGCTTGACCACCTCGGTTCGCACCAGCCGGGACGGCGGTGCGGTTGCGGCCGTTTTCTGCTCGCAGCCGGCCAGCAGCAGGCCGACGGCAGCACAGCCGGCCGCGGTCAGCAGGCGTGAGCCCGGCGCCCGAAGGAAGGGGAATCCTGTGAATGGAGACATGGTCGTATCTTCGGCCCGGTTGGGTGGTGGCGATCATTCCCGTCCTGCCGCGCAAGCACGCAAGGACCGGAAAGCGCCTGTTGGTCGTCAGCAGCGCGCAGAACCCGCGCAGCCGCCCGCCGTTGCAGGCAAGGTTCACGCGAAAGTTGAACACCATCCTCTTGACAGTGCGTGAATTAGACAATCAAATCTAGAATAATTCGTCTAGTAACATTCTCGTGGCGGTTTCGAATTCCCCCTGTGCGGGTTGCCGGGCGCTCCCGTTGGGACATCGGCCATCGCTGCCGCCGCGGTGAGCCAAGGCATGACGCGAACGTGCGACGCAAAGCTGCGACTGACCTGAATGACCCCGCGCGCACGACATCACGTGCGCCGCGCCAGGCGCGGGGCCGTGAGCGGCGCGAGCAGCTGCTCGACGCCGCAGCCGCCATCATCGCCGAGTCCGGGATTGGTGCCGTCAGCATGCATGCCGCGGCCCAGCGCGCCGGCGCCTCGATTGGCTCGGTCTATCATTTCTTCCGTGACAAGGATCAGATGCTGGATGCGCTCGCCGAACGTCACGATGCCGAGCTGCAGCCGGCATTCGATCGCGTGCTGCAGCGGAGCGATGCGGAATGGGCAGCGTTGGCGCCCGCCGAGGTCATCGAGCAACTGATCGGCTGGGCGATCCGCTACTTCGTCCGCAATCCCGATGCGCTGGCGACGCTCGATCTGCACGACCAGACCGTGCATGCCGAGTTCAGGGCCGTCATCGACCGCGTCATGCGCGCCAGGCTTGGCGACGAACTGGGCAAACAGGCGGCCACTACGCTCGATGCCGTCGTGCTCGGCACCCTGCTGTTCACGCGCGAGCAGGATCCGCGCAGTCGCGACATCGTGGTCGCCGCGTTGCCGGAGATGATGGCTACCTATCTGAACGCTCTCGAGGCGAAGCGGAAGCGGACGAAGGCATGAGGTACAGGCGGCGTATCGATGCGATCAGGGCAGCTATTTGAACGGCCACGCGCTGCTCTTCCGATGCATCGCCACTGTGCGCGGCGTCGCCGTGTCCGCGATCGGCTGGGCCGGAAGGACGATCTGGTCGTCGACGTTCCAACGATCGAGCTCGTAGCGCCATTTGCCATTCTCCGATGTGCGATAATCGCAGTCCTTCAGCGCGCGATCGCGAGACGGTGGATCGATGACCGTAGACGTCGTTCGGCGCTGGCGACGATGCTGACGATCAGGCGGAACGACGAGGCCGGCGCGGACGTACGCATCCCGCTCATCGCACGGGGCCCGCCGGCGACGGCGTGTCGACATGATCCATCGTCGTCATCGACACCGGCTGCGGCTCGTCGATGAGAGCGGAGCGATCGCGACGACGTGCCAGACGCCGCTCGCTGCTCCGGTCGCGCCTGATGGCGATCCCTTCGACCAGCCGGGCCACGACGCCGACCACGGCAAAGCTCAAGAGCAGCGAGATGCACAGCAGCCCCAGATAGAGCTTCAGCACCGAGCTTGCGAAGCAGGCAAGCGCGATGAGCGCGACAATGGCCAGCCGGCCTTTGACGGAGATCGACATGATGGGGCGTTTCGCTGGTAGCTGATTGTGGGCGCCACTCTAACGCCATGTTTTCTGCCGCCAAGCCGCGTCCCAATGGGTGGTAAATTTTGCCGCAAGGTCATGACGACAATCGGATGTGCTCCAGCTCAATCGTCGTCGCACGCGTCGCAGTTCAACTCCGCGTTGCGAAGATCCGGTTGTCCTTGTGCCGGCTTCTCGCATTCGTCGTGGGGAACCGAAGCGAGCATCCATCGTCGCCGGGGTCCGGTCTTCCCTGCGCCCTCTCGTTACGATGAGGGCCGAGATATCGCACGATCCGGGCGCATCGCGTCGCGGCAACGCGAAGCCGCGTCATCTCTCCGAGTAACGGATCAAATGCGTTTCTGCGCATCAGTACCCGACGAGACCGGCTGTTTGAGATGGCCAGCAAGACGATCGGCAGACGTGCTGCTACTGCGCGCTGGCCCACGCCGCAAGCACGGCGCGCTCCTCGCCGGTGATCTCGGTGATGTTGCCGGGCGGCATCGCGTTGGACCAGGCGGCGTTGCGCGCGATCAGCCGCGCATTGCGCTGGATGTGCTCGGCGGTGTCGAGCCGCACGCCCCGGGGCGCGCTGACGATGCCGTCCCACACCGGCTCGGCGGCATGGCACATGCTGCAGCGGGAGGTCACGATCTCCTCGACCTGCGCGAAACTCGGCTGTGCCGTTGCGGCGACCTTGGCGTCGCGTGGGCCGGCCGCGGACAGCAGCAGGATGCCGATCATGCCGGCGGCGGCCACGCCCCACACCCACCATGGCGACGGGTTGCCCTTGTGACGCTCGTTGAAGAAATGCCGGATGACGGGTCCGAGCGCGAGCACGATGGCGACGATCACCCAATTGTAGCGGGTGCCGAACAAGAGCGGATAGTGATTGCTGATCATCAGCACCACCACCGGCAGGGTCAGATAGTTGTTGTGGACCGAGCGCTCCTTGCCGGCCTTGCCAAGCTTGGGATCCGGCGCCTCGCCGGCGAGCAGCGCGGCGACGATCTTCTTCTGGTTGGGGATGATCACCGCGAACACGTTGGCTACCATGATGGTGCCGATGATGGCGCCGATCTGGTTGAAGGCGCCGCGGCCGCTCAGCACGTGGGTGAAGGCGTAGGTGAGCGCGACGAGGAAGATG
This region of Bradyrhizobium sp. SZCCHNS1050 genomic DNA includes:
- a CDS encoding urate hydroxylase PuuD; the protein is MWASIISEWLSLIFRWLHVIAAVAWIGSSFYFIALDLGLRPREGLPTGVMGEAWQVHGGGFYHIVKYLVAPAQMPSELTWFKWEAYTTWLSGFVLMIVVYYLNADLFLVDKSILDLTPLQAGLFSFGSLALAWLLYEAACRSGLARHELPFAIGGYIFLVALTYAFTHVLSGRGAFNQIGAIIGTIMVANVFAVIIPNQKKIVAALLAGEAPDPKLGKAGKERSVHNNYLTLPVVVLMISNHYPLLFGTRYNWVIVAIVLALGPVIRHFFNERHKGNPSPWWVWGVAAAGMIGILLLSAAGPRDAKVAATAQPSFAQVEEIVTSRCSMCHAAEPVWDGIVSAPRGVRLDTAEHIQRNARLIARNAAWSNAMPPGNITEITGEERAVLAAWASAQ
- a CDS encoding TetR/AcrR family transcriptional regulator, which gives rise to MRRKAATDLNDPARTTSRAPRQARGRERREQLLDAAAAIIAESGIGAVSMHAAAQRAGASIGSVYHFFRDKDQMLDALAERHDAELQPAFDRVLQRSDAEWAALAPAEVIEQLIGWAIRYFVRNPDALATLDLHDQTVHAEFRAVIDRVMRARLGDELGKQAATTLDAVVLGTLLFTREQDPRSRDIVVAALPEMMATYLNALEAKRKRTKA